The following proteins are co-located in the Haloarcula marismortui ATCC 43049 genome:
- a CDS encoding formate dehydrogenase subunit alpha, producing the protein MSTQQEPVSLDLDRRSFMKASALAGGVALGVSGAGRALQEDSEETDGTDTDTELTKTICNYCSVGCGFRGEREGNSFVGMEPWHEHPINAGSLCSKGAGIYETEHSEKRLKHPMIQEDGEWRKLGWNETYDRLATDIRALWPDDDTSPDEAVDVDAEHSRESVMLLGSAHHSNEEAYAIRKLAAFMGTNNIDHQARICHSTTVTGLANTWGYGAMTNTVQDYRNFDLNIIIGQNPAEAHPIAMQHILEGQKRGGTILNLDPRFTKTSAHADEFMRFRPGTDVALMMGIIKELRDKHGLAMDPDADEIGQNMLTDRVQGWEDVDAELDEYDKETVEEITWVSAEDIERIADMIDEARPHVQIEWAMGGTQHNNGTQNIRSYAVASLASGSAARSGGGLQVMRGHANVQGATDLAVASHILPGYYGLSPGGWSWWAEIWDRTPETSGDTSFADMYNRFELMSPEKYVRQSPTYEGSEDADSLPPNTAHGPNNPAENSMMFQNGLTVARWFESALDQEDRYQETPIYQPDQTKIAVFWGHSANSISEMEQMKEGMENLDLLVVVDVFPSVASVLPDYEDGPPVLLLPASSQYEHYRSLTNTNRSVQWSEPVRSPAHNSKPDLQIMQELAGYLGFGEHFDWGAGSELYNGKSSYEGVVREFNLGTNTIGYRQTPERLQQHLEYDYAFSNEDLKGAEGTPVAGEYWMLPWPCWGEDHPGTPIIWNDDLDPNNGGQDFRTRWGVSAPTPEDWADMPTDDDYPMQETLDAVGDRYESQEEALDLTRAPYNPAWADDDDTAADGMIHGIPEYPGWKVTPPQSLIDPNQEVQPDELTIPQQYALDNQESVYTAAQALNNPDTGSAVFDEYLETMIGEGVDPEFYEQYDFKQPDAPTGRGRARAVVWSFLDKVPVHREPIEGPDTELLNEWPANGQQRNFYRLDQNNLVEQEQATDIIHNQDDGPDLDTIMTSGRQVEHQGGGAETRNNIHTADLQPHMYAEITPNKAEELGIDGGDLVVISSTDRGSVLVKARVTDRPNDREVFLPYHWGGVFKGESLEDKYPDGHVPYAIGDSANAITSRGYDVETQMQETKVSMVAVNPATPEVLDQYNIDVDLDFDFPQDVNDVGTQKDFDVRDNSTVQ; encoded by the coding sequence ACAGCGAGGAAACGGACGGGACAGATACGGACACCGAACTGACCAAGACGATCTGCAACTACTGCTCGGTGGGCTGTGGCTTCCGTGGTGAGCGGGAGGGTAATTCCTTCGTCGGCATGGAGCCGTGGCATGAACACCCAATAAATGCCGGGTCGCTCTGCTCGAAAGGGGCCGGCATATACGAGACCGAACACTCCGAGAAGCGTCTCAAACACCCGATGATACAGGAGGACGGAGAGTGGCGCAAACTCGGGTGGAACGAAACGTACGACCGTCTGGCGACAGACATCCGGGCCCTGTGGCCCGACGACGACACCTCTCCGGACGAGGCTGTCGACGTCGACGCGGAGCACAGTCGCGAGAGCGTGATGTTGCTCGGCAGCGCCCATCACTCCAACGAGGAGGCCTACGCCATCAGGAAGCTGGCGGCGTTTATGGGTACGAACAACATCGACCACCAGGCCCGTATCTGTCACTCTACGACAGTCACGGGACTGGCAAACACTTGGGGCTACGGCGCGATGACAAACACCGTTCAGGACTACCGGAACTTCGACCTGAACATCATCATCGGCCAGAACCCGGCTGAGGCACACCCCATCGCGATGCAGCACATTCTCGAAGGGCAGAAACGGGGCGGAACCATCCTCAATCTGGACCCGCGGTTCACGAAGACATCGGCTCACGCCGACGAGTTCATGCGGTTCCGTCCGGGCACCGACGTGGCTCTGATGATGGGCATCATCAAAGAGCTCCGTGACAAGCACGGGCTCGCGATGGACCCCGACGCGGACGAAATTGGGCAGAATATGCTCACTGACCGCGTCCAGGGCTGGGAAGACGTCGACGCGGAACTCGACGAGTACGACAAGGAGACGGTCGAGGAAATCACGTGGGTGTCCGCCGAGGACATAGAGCGCATCGCCGACATGATCGACGAGGCCCGACCACACGTCCAGATCGAGTGGGCGATGGGCGGGACACAGCACAACAACGGGACCCAGAACATCCGCTCGTACGCGGTGGCGAGCCTCGCCTCCGGGAGTGCGGCCCGGAGCGGTGGCGGGCTGCAGGTCATGCGCGGACACGCGAACGTTCAGGGAGCGACCGACCTTGCGGTCGCTAGCCACATCCTGCCGGGGTATTACGGTCTGTCACCGGGTGGCTGGTCGTGGTGGGCTGAAATCTGGGACCGGACGCCCGAGACCAGCGGCGACACGTCGTTTGCGGATATGTACAACCGGTTCGAGCTGATGTCGCCGGAGAAGTACGTCCGCCAGAGCCCGACCTACGAAGGGAGTGAGGACGCGGATTCGCTGCCGCCGAACACCGCCCACGGGCCGAACAACCCGGCGGAGAACTCGATGATGTTCCAGAACGGGCTGACCGTGGCCCGCTGGTTCGAATCGGCGCTTGATCAGGAAGACCGGTATCAGGAAACACCGATCTACCAGCCCGACCAGACGAAAATCGCGGTCTTCTGGGGGCACTCGGCGAACTCTATCAGCGAGATGGAGCAGATGAAAGAGGGGATGGAGAACCTCGACCTGCTGGTCGTCGTCGACGTGTTCCCCTCCGTCGCGAGCGTCCTGCCGGATTACGAGGACGGACCGCCGGTACTGCTGTTGCCGGCGTCTAGCCAGTACGAGCACTACCGGTCGCTGACCAACACGAACCGGTCGGTCCAGTGGTCCGAACCGGTCCGCTCGCCGGCACACAACTCCAAGCCGGACCTCCAGATCATGCAGGAACTGGCCGGCTATCTAGGCTTTGGCGAACACTTCGACTGGGGCGCGGGCTCGGAGCTATACAATGGCAAGTCCTCATACGAGGGCGTCGTCCGCGAGTTCAACCTCGGGACGAACACCATCGGCTACCGGCAGACGCCCGAACGGCTCCAGCAACATCTGGAGTACGACTACGCGTTCTCCAACGAGGACCTCAAAGGAGCCGAAGGAACGCCTGTCGCGGGCGAATACTGGATGCTCCCCTGGCCCTGCTGGGGCGAAGACCATCCGGGGACGCCGATTATCTGGAACGACGATCTGGACCCCAACAACGGGGGGCAGGACTTCCGGACCCGCTGGGGCGTCTCGGCACCCACGCCTGAAGACTGGGCCGATATGCCGACAGACGACGACTACCCGATGCAGGAGACGCTCGACGCTGTCGGCGACCGCTACGAGAGTCAGGAGGAAGCGCTCGATCTGACCCGGGCACCGTACAACCCCGCATGGGCCGACGACGACGACACGGCTGCGGACGGCATGATCCACGGCATCCCGGAGTACCCTGGCTGGAAGGTGACGCCGCCACAGAGCCTCATCGATCCGAATCAGGAGGTCCAGCCAGACGAACTCACCATCCCGCAACAGTACGCACTCGACAATCAGGAGTCGGTGTACACCGCCGCGCAGGCGCTGAACAACCCCGACACCGGGAGCGCAGTGTTCGACGAGTATCTCGAAACGATGATCGGGGAAGGCGTCGACCCCGAATTCTACGAGCAGTACGACTTCAAACAGCCCGACGCGCCGACCGGGCGCGGCCGGGCACGCGCCGTGGTCTGGAGCTTCCTCGATAAGGTGCCGGTGCACCGCGAACCCATCGAGGGGCCGGACACGGAACTGCTGAACGAGTGGCCGGCGAACGGCCAGCAGCGGAACTTCTACCGACTCGACCAGAACAACCTCGTCGAACAGGAACAGGCGACGGACATCATCCACAATCAGGACGACGGGCCAGATCTGGACACGATCATGACCAGCGGTCGGCAGGTCGAACATCAGGGCGGTGGTGCGGAGACGCGGAACAACATCCACACCGCCGACCTCCAGCCGCATATGTACGCTGAGATAACGCCGAACAAGGCGGAAGAACTCGGCATTGACGGCGGCGACCTCGTCGTCATCTCCTCGACGGACCGCGGTTCCGTGCTGGTGAAAGCCCGCGTGACGGACCGGCCGAACGACCGAGAAGTGTTCCTGCCGTACCACTGGGGCGGCGTGTTCAAAGGCGAGAGTCTGGAGGACAAGTACCCTGACGGGCACGTTCCCTACGCTATCGGGGACTCAGCGAACGCCATCACGTCTCGCGGCTACGACGTTGAAACCCAGATGCAGGAGACGAAAGTATCGATGGTCGCGGTCAACCCGGCGACGCCGGAGGTACTGGACCAGTACAATATTGACGTGGACCTCGACTTTGACTTCCCGCAGGACGTGAACGACGTCGGGACGCAGAAGGACTTCGATGTCCGCGACAACTCGACGGTGCAATGA
- a CDS encoding 4Fe-4S dicluster domain-containing protein, whose translation MSTGNEVMHDGVMSTGEDARIFPDVEACIDCGGCVVSCKRTWDVPRDEQRISIATMLEGQEAASGLNASSGQAIGQGESPGETAVPMQCYHCSNAPCVSVCPTDSLISKENGFVRVRDDLCIGCQYCLSACPFGAPQFPDEDSGVANLVGSGGNMDKCTMCEERQDVGKGPACAEECATDAILVGTPAQISDELDNRDSGTFFNDVAMDIIFGEDASEFQ comes from the coding sequence ATGTCAACAGGCAATGAAGTGATGCACGACGGCGTGATGAGTACCGGCGAGGATGCGCGCATCTTCCCGGATGTTGAGGCGTGTATCGACTGTGGTGGCTGTGTTGTCTCCTGTAAGCGTACGTGGGACGTCCCACGGGACGAACAGCGAATCAGTATCGCGACGATGCTCGAAGGCCAGGAAGCCGCATCGGGGCTCAACGCCAGCAGCGGCCAGGCGATAGGCCAAGGTGAGTCACCCGGCGAGACAGCAGTCCCGATGCAGTGCTATCACTGTTCGAACGCGCCGTGCGTCTCGGTGTGTCCGACCGACTCGCTCATCTCGAAGGAGAACGGCTTCGTGCGGGTCCGTGACGACCTCTGTATCGGTTGCCAGTACTGCCTCTCGGCGTGTCCGTTCGGCGCGCCACAGTTCCCCGACGAGGACAGCGGGGTCGCCAACCTCGTCGGCAGCGGTGGCAACATGGACAAGTGTACCATGTGCGAGGAACGTCAAGATGTCGGCAAGGGGCCGGCCTGCGCCGAGGAGTGTGCCACCGACGCCATCCTGGTCGGGACGCCGGCCCAGATATCGGACGAACTGGACAACAGGGACAGCGGCACGTTCTTCAACGACGTGGCTATGGACATCATCTTTGGCGAGGACGCCAGTGAGTTCCAATGA
- a CDS encoding cytochrome b/b6 domain-containing protein codes for MSNLDHGKFTRVTTLFHSLLGLDVFLLFFTGYAIMFNDELWWMLTLMGGASGVTAIHRITGIGLVALVIFWITLQLISSTGRSNFSKILPAKDDVDAFIQDIQFVLGRADERHPSARQFAGYKADEVPLLSYIGKGVVFIFSIELTLLAISGLLIWSKTGLAAMFQTKAAAMAFVTFHGLLGVIMLMGVMFHIFEHGMHPAFYPVETKAFIPRSMVPEHHGDDDEEPDTTGIERLSLSPSWRTVSTIFGAMTVIGIVSVLIGSIFDEGYPVPRELAIGGGPSSILLTIGINLGMVVLGVGLVLSMYGNVLRIRWEQQLERDERPAAADGGEPQTDGGQPESDDSEN; via the coding sequence ATGAGCAATCTCGACCACGGGAAGTTCACGCGCGTGACGACCCTGTTCCACTCGCTTTTGGGGCTGGACGTGTTCCTCCTGTTTTTCACCGGCTACGCCATCATGTTCAACGACGAACTGTGGTGGATGCTGACGCTGATGGGCGGGGCCTCAGGCGTGACGGCGATCCACCGCATCACCGGCATCGGGCTGGTTGCACTCGTCATCTTCTGGATTACGCTCCAGCTTATCTCCTCGACCGGCCGGAGCAACTTCTCGAAAATCCTCCCGGCGAAAGACGACGTCGACGCGTTCATTCAGGATATCCAGTTCGTGCTCGGTCGAGCCGACGAACGACACCCGAGCGCGCGGCAGTTCGCCGGCTACAAGGCCGACGAGGTCCCGCTACTGTCCTACATCGGCAAGGGCGTCGTGTTCATCTTCTCCATCGAGCTGACCCTGCTGGCGATATCGGGGCTGCTCATCTGGAGCAAGACCGGCCTCGCCGCGATGTTCCAGACCAAGGCGGCCGCGATGGCCTTCGTCACGTTCCACGGCCTGCTGGGCGTTATCATGCTGATGGGGGTCATGTTCCACATCTTCGAGCACGGGATGCACCCTGCCTTCTATCCCGTCGAGACAAAGGCGTTCATTCCCCGAAGCATGGTGCCCGAACACCACGGTGACGACGACGAGGAGCCGGACACCACGGGGATCGAACGCCTCTCGCTGTCCCCGTCCTGGCGGACTGTCTCGACGATCTTTGGCGCGATGACCGTCATCGGCATCGTTTCCGTGCTCATTGGGAGCATCTTCGACGAGGGCTATCCGGTGCCCCGCGAACTCGCCATTGGCGGCGGTCCGTCGAGCATTCTGTTGACTATCGGTATCAACCTCGGCATGGTCGTCCTCGGTGTCGGGCTCGTGCTGTCGATGTACGGGAACGTCCTGCGCATCCGCTGGGAACAACAGCTAGAACGAGACGAGCGGCCGGCCGCGGCCGACGGTGGCGAACCCCAGACCGACGGCGGCCAGCCTGAATCAGACGACAGCGAAAACTGA
- a CDS encoding IclR family transcriptional regulator: MAKTAQNPVKSAETTFEVLDALKDLDGAGVTELAQHLDIPKSTVHNYLSTLEQEEYVVNRDGVYEVGLRFLELGAYARHRQKLFEIAKPEVDRLAEETGELANILVEEHGRGSYLYRARGDKAVQVKAHVGTRVPLHTTALGKTILAHMPTERVDAIVDRHGLGGEASKSISSRAALEQELADVRERGVAFDDEERLEGLRCVAAPVLNHDTEIIGAISVSGPTNRFRGDRFREEFPQKVLEVANVIELNVTYS; encoded by the coding sequence ATGGCAAAAACCGCTCAAAACCCAGTCAAATCCGCCGAGACGACGTTCGAGGTGCTTGACGCACTGAAAGATCTCGACGGAGCCGGTGTCACCGAACTGGCCCAGCACCTTGACATTCCAAAGAGTACCGTTCACAACTACCTGAGCACGCTGGAACAGGAAGAATACGTTGTCAACAGAGACGGTGTGTATGAGGTTGGGCTTCGGTTCCTAGAGCTGGGAGCGTACGCCCGCCACCGGCAGAAACTGTTCGAGATTGCAAAGCCAGAGGTCGACCGGCTGGCCGAAGAAACCGGCGAGCTCGCGAATATTCTCGTCGAAGAACACGGCCGCGGGTCGTACCTGTACCGTGCTCGGGGAGACAAAGCCGTGCAGGTCAAAGCCCACGTCGGAACACGCGTTCCGCTTCATACGACAGCGCTGGGAAAAACGATTCTCGCACACATGCCGACCGAACGGGTTGATGCGATCGTCGACCGCCACGGACTCGGCGGGGAGGCCAGCAAGTCGATCAGTAGCAGAGCGGCACTGGAGCAAGAGCTAGCGGACGTCCGAGAGCGCGGCGTCGCCTTCGATGATGAAGAGCGTCTCGAAGGACTCCGCTGTGTCGCTGCCCCGGTGCTCAACCACGATACCGAAATTATCGGTGCGATCAGCGTTTCGGGCCCGACAAATCGGTTCCGAGGCGATCGATTCCGCGAAGAATTCCCACAGAAAGTACTGGAAGTCGCCAACGTTATCGAGCTGAACGTTACCTATTCATAG
- a CDS encoding fumarylacetoacetate hydrolase family protein encodes MRYYQLRDGNSQRLAVETGDGVYDLTSVKPQLRTLRDLLKSASIADTAPDELSARHLDAAEAVSEQRLEATATDPVTADEVWAAGVTYQISEEARTEESGTPEMYLDVYDAERPEIFFKSTPTRTVGPDEAVGIRADSDWDVPEPELAIVLYEGDIVGYTVGNDMSSRSIEGENPLYLPQAKVYDRCCSVGPAVVTDIEDPHSLALSMSIHRDGDRVYYGETNTSEMKRTCEELVSYYTAHNAVPELSVLLTGTSLVPDDDFTLQEGDQVSINIESIGTLNNSVTVV; translated from the coding sequence ATGAGGTACTACCAGCTACGTGACGGGAACTCACAGCGGTTAGCGGTCGAAACTGGGGACGGTGTGTACGATTTGACCAGCGTCAAACCGCAGCTTCGAACGCTCCGTGACCTCCTCAAATCGGCCTCGATTGCGGATACCGCACCGGACGAACTCAGCGCCCGCCACCTCGATGCCGCTGAGGCAGTGTCCGAACAACGACTCGAAGCCACTGCTACCGATCCCGTCACTGCCGACGAAGTCTGGGCCGCTGGCGTCACGTACCAGATCAGTGAAGAAGCGCGGACAGAGGAAAGCGGCACGCCGGAGATGTACCTTGACGTGTACGATGCGGAGCGGCCGGAGATCTTTTTCAAATCGACGCCCACTCGGACTGTCGGCCCCGACGAAGCGGTCGGCATCCGAGCCGACTCAGACTGGGACGTGCCCGAGCCAGAGCTTGCAATCGTTCTCTACGAGGGCGACATCGTCGGCTACACTGTCGGCAACGACATGAGCAGTCGGTCTATCGAGGGAGAAAACCCGCTGTACCTCCCGCAGGCCAAGGTGTACGACCGCTGTTGTTCGGTTGGCCCAGCCGTCGTCACGGACATCGAAGACCCGCACTCGCTGGCACTTTCGATGTCGATTCACCGCGATGGTGACCGTGTCTACTACGGAGAGACCAACACCAGCGAGATGAAACGCACCTGTGAGGAACTCGTCTCGTACTACACCGCGCACAACGCAGTCCCCGAGCTGTCAGTGCTACTTACCGGGACCTCGCTCGTTCCCGACGACGATTTTACGCTGCAAGAGGGAGATCAAGTCAGCATCAACATTGAGTCCATCGGAACACTGAACAATTCAGTTACAGTCGTGTGA
- a CDS encoding class I SAM-dependent methyltransferase, translating into MDSTDIRDEWAERSGEYSPAYYAYYGADETSELVQSILAEHVEQDAAVLEVGCSSGRHLAALAEAGYSDLTGVDINGDALDVLTETYPDLAATGSFHAMAIEEFVTDVADDTYDVVFSVETLQHLHPDVDWAFEELARIVDDLLITVENEGGDPGEVNYVDDNVPLYYRDWNAVFTDCGLTEVDSIDGKRDTVRIFQVPE; encoded by the coding sequence GTGGACTCTACCGACATTCGGGACGAGTGGGCCGAGCGGTCCGGCGAATACTCTCCCGCGTATTATGCCTACTATGGAGCGGACGAGACGAGTGAGCTGGTGCAGTCAATACTCGCAGAGCATGTCGAGCAGGACGCGGCTGTGCTGGAGGTTGGCTGCAGCTCCGGGCGGCACCTCGCTGCACTAGCTGAAGCTGGCTACTCGGATTTGACCGGCGTCGATATCAACGGCGATGCGTTAGATGTCCTTACTGAGACGTACCCCGACCTCGCAGCCACCGGCTCGTTTCACGCCATGGCTATTGAGGAGTTCGTCACAGATGTCGCGGACGACACGTACGATGTCGTTTTTTCCGTCGAAACACTGCAACATCTCCACCCAGATGTCGACTGGGCGTTCGAAGAACTGGCACGGATCGTAGATGACCTGCTGATTACCGTCGAGAACGAAGGCGGCGACCCGGGTGAAGTAAACTACGTCGATGACAACGTCCCGCTGTATTACCGGGACTGGAATGCGGTGTTCACAGACTGTGGACTTACCGAGGTCGATTCAATAGACGGAAAGCGGGATACTGTCCGCATCTTTCAGGTACCTGAGTAG
- a CDS encoding acyl-CoA synthetase: MVWTVMPDFEGYDEAHEQFSWDLPSSYNPAVDFLQKHEDPGRVALEQAYPDGQREQYTFRELDELSDRLAAGLASLGVEAGDRVGVVVPQKPQNPITHLANWKLGAVSVPLTVLFGTDALQYRLDDAGATVAVIDPTVRDDIDAIREDCPTLEHVLEIETDAPAGDVHAFGDMLAAPENTDIEPYDSTPDTDTAILYTSGSTGPPKGVRHSHALWLGRAAAAYNFFDQGLGPDATVWTPADWAWGAALGGTLFATWHHGGTIVGYPASGFEAEAAFDLLSEFDITRSFMPATALRMLMDIEDPTTTYDLAIETFAVGGESLTPEIVDWVAETFDSVTINEFYGQTELNLVVANNSNWFDTQPSSMGKPLPGYDLAILDPDAADRGVAAPLSTGELGEIAVRPHDRSVFFDEYWNMPEKTAAKEVDGWFVTGDLARQDADGYVWFKSRKDDVIITSGYRVGPMEVESAILEHPDAVQAGVIGVPDDTRGEIIKAYVEASADAPAHETLRSEIRSIVREHLAEYEYPREIEFADALPQTTSGKIRRKELQAWNADDSAGESP, from the coding sequence ATGGTCTGGACAGTGATGCCGGACTTCGAGGGGTACGACGAGGCCCACGAGCAGTTCAGCTGGGACCTTCCGTCGTCGTACAATCCGGCGGTCGATTTTCTGCAAAAACACGAGGACCCCGGCAGGGTGGCGCTCGAACAGGCATATCCTGACGGACAGCGCGAGCAGTACACCTTCCGCGAACTGGACGAGCTATCGGACAGACTCGCGGCGGGGTTGGCCAGTCTCGGCGTCGAGGCCGGTGACCGGGTCGGCGTCGTCGTGCCACAGAAGCCACAGAACCCAATAACGCACCTGGCGAACTGGAAGCTCGGGGCCGTCTCGGTGCCGTTGACGGTCCTGTTCGGGACGGACGCGCTCCAGTACCGGCTGGACGACGCTGGCGCGACCGTCGCCGTTATCGACCCGACCGTGCGCGATGATATCGACGCGATACGCGAGGACTGTCCGACGCTAGAGCACGTCCTCGAAATCGAAACTGACGCACCGGCTGGTGATGTCCACGCCTTCGGCGATATGCTTGCTGCGCCGGAAAACACCGACATCGAACCCTACGACTCCACGCCGGACACTGACACGGCGATACTGTACACGAGCGGGTCGACGGGACCGCCGAAAGGCGTCCGGCACTCACACGCACTGTGGCTCGGACGAGCCGCAGCCGCGTACAACTTTTTCGACCAAGGGCTGGGACCGGACGCGACAGTCTGGACGCCCGCGGACTGGGCCTGGGGCGCGGCCCTCGGCGGGACACTCTTTGCGACGTGGCATCACGGTGGAACCATCGTCGGCTATCCCGCCTCAGGGTTCGAGGCCGAGGCGGCGTTCGACCTGCTGTCCGAGTTCGATATCACCCGGTCGTTCATGCCGGCCACCGCCCTCCGAATGCTGATGGATATCGAGGACCCGACAACGACGTACGACCTCGCCATCGAGACGTTTGCCGTCGGCGGCGAGTCGTTGACCCCGGAAATCGTCGACTGGGTGGCGGAGACGTTCGACTCGGTCACCATCAACGAGTTTTACGGCCAGACAGAACTGAATCTCGTTGTCGCCAACAACTCGAACTGGTTCGACACACAGCCCAGCAGCATGGGCAAGCCGTTACCGGGGTATGACCTAGCGATTCTGGACCCCGACGCCGCCGACCGCGGCGTTGCTGCGCCGCTCTCGACCGGCGAACTCGGCGAGATAGCGGTACGACCGCACGACCGCTCGGTGTTCTTCGACGAGTACTGGAACATGCCGGAGAAGACGGCGGCCAAAGAGGTCGACGGCTGGTTCGTTACCGGCGACTTGGCACGACAGGACGCCGACGGCTACGTCTGGTTCAAATCGCGCAAGGACGACGTTATCATCACCAGTGGCTACCGCGTCGGGCCGATGGAGGTCGAGAGCGCGATTCTCGAACACCCCGACGCAGTTCAGGCGGGCGTCATCGGTGTCCCGGACGACACCCGGGGCGAAATCATCAAAGCGTACGTGGAAGCATCGGCCGATGCGCCGGCCCACGAGACGCTCCGGTCAGAAATCCGATCTATCGTCAGAGAGCACCTTGCCGAGTACGAATACCCCCGCGAGATCGAGTTCGCTGATGCGCTGCCACAGACGACAAGCGGGAAGATCCGCCGGAAAGAATTACAGGCGTGGAATGCCGACGACAGCGCCGGCGAGTCGCCGTAG
- a CDS encoding DUF7548 family protein, with product MDDLRLAPTVGIVGCVLYLLVLAVPYGLVETASAVGAYYSSGALSPLLPGVFALVCIIVLAAGREGRSDPSVAAGASIGMGVFIVALSVLWAVTVPESLVLGLTESTLMEHHRWGVVIAGLLIPIGGTWFARALDLL from the coding sequence ATGGACGACTTGCGGCTCGCTCCGACTGTCGGCATCGTCGGGTGCGTTCTGTATCTCCTTGTACTTGCGGTCCCGTACGGCCTCGTCGAAACGGCGAGTGCCGTCGGGGCGTACTACAGTTCGGGGGCGCTCTCCCCGCTGCTGCCAGGCGTATTCGCGCTTGTTTGCATTATTGTGCTGGCGGCCGGCCGCGAGGGGCGGTCGGATCCGAGTGTCGCGGCGGGCGCGAGCATCGGCATGGGCGTATTCATCGTCGCCCTCAGTGTCCTCTGGGCGGTCACCGTCCCCGAGAGTCTCGTGCTGGGACTGACTGAGTCGACGCTGATGGAGCACCACCGCTGGGGCGTCGTCATCGCGGGCCTCCTCATCCCGATCGGTGGGACATGGTTCGCGCGGGCGCTGGACCTGCTGTAG
- a CDS encoding DUF5798 family protein yields MGLGSTAKKIQKVADIAEDLYKKVNELKTQLEDLRSTVDETNTRVDGMEQELAEQRALIEALAEERGVDTDAIVAEVATDTDSDTAEAVSE; encoded by the coding sequence ATGGGACTGGGCTCCACCGCGAAAAAGATACAGAAGGTCGCCGACATCGCCGAGGATCTCTATAAGAAGGTCAACGAGCTGAAGACACAGCTCGAGGACCTACGGAGCACTGTCGACGAGACGAATACTCGCGTCGATGGAATGGAGCAGGAACTGGCCGAACAGCGCGCGCTCATCGAGGCACTCGCCGAAGAACGGGGTGTCGATACGGACGCGATCGTGGCCGAAGTTGCCACAGACACTGATAGCGACACAGCTGAAGCGGTTTCAGAGTAA
- a CDS encoding DUF998 domain-containing protein, with protein MTNSDRLLSRLGFSESSGAGFSLTLAGFIGFMGIITAEVLYPNYSTRQDISDLGSTRPPNPVIHEPSATIFNTTMLVTGAMVLLSAYFLYRTMDRRGFPLALAVFGFAAFGVGVFPGNVTPWHGIFALLTFFSGGITVVLSSQVVSRPFSFLCGLFGGISLLVLVSVFVYGLLVGGPSPVEPLGPGGIERWVVYPIIIWLPAFGGYLLASSGDTVGDYPNRQTPE; from the coding sequence ATGACGAATAGTGACCGTCTCCTGTCTCGACTCGGATTTTCCGAATCGTCGGGGGCAGGATTTAGTCTGACGTTGGCCGGGTTCATTGGCTTCATGGGGATAATTACCGCTGAGGTCCTCTACCCAAACTATTCGACGAGACAGGACATCAGTGATCTGGGATCGACCCGCCCACCGAACCCCGTGATTCACGAACCGTCTGCGACAATCTTCAACACAACGATGCTGGTAACGGGGGCGATGGTACTCCTCTCGGCATACTTTCTCTACCGGACGATGGACCGACGTGGGTTCCCACTCGCACTCGCAGTATTTGGGTTCGCTGCGTTCGGCGTCGGCGTTTTTCCAGGGAATGTGACACCGTGGCACGGGATATTTGCTCTTCTCACCTTCTTTAGCGGCGGTATCACCGTCGTTCTCTCTTCTCAGGTCGTTTCCAGACCGTTCTCGTTCCTCTGTGGCCTCTTCGGCGGTATCTCTCTGCTGGTTCTTGTCAGTGTCTTCGTCTACGGATTGCTCGTCGGTGGCCCCAGTCCAGTTGAGCCACTCGGACCGGGTGGCATCGAACGCTGGGTCGTCTATCCTATCATCATCTGGTTACCCGCATTCGGTGGCTACCTTCTGGCGTCTTCTGGCGATACGGTAGGCGATTATCCGAATCGACAAACTCCGGAGTGA